Below is a genomic region from Paraburkholderia sp. BL23I1N1.
GAACGCAGCCCCAACGGGACCGAAATCACCGAATACCGCGACAAAGGCAAGCCCGTTGAAATCAACGTGCGCTCGAATCTCGGCACGCGCTATCAGATGAGCGCGCCGCTCGACACGTCGCCCACCGTGCGCGACAACGGCCGCGCAAGCACGCGTTTGCCGTCGGTGAACCTGACTTATTGATGCATGCTGGGGTGGCGGCGCGGCGTCAGCCGCTCCCCTGGTTCTGTGCGGCCCGCGGGCGTCGCCCGCGGGTTTTCAGCCTGCTTGCCGATTTCCAGCACCCCACATCTCGCACTGGTCGCATCGCGCCAGCCCGACTAACCTGATCCGACGTTTCCCGCATGGCTGTCTTCACCGCTGTCACCGAACCCCAACTAGCAGAATGGATGCGTCACTACGATCTCGGCGAAGTCGTCGAGTTTCGCGGCATCCCGTCCGGTATTGAGAACAGCAACTTCTTTCTGACGACGACGCGCGGCGAATACGTCCTCACGATTTTCGAAAAGCTGACGGCCGAGCAATTGCCGTTCTATCTCGATCTGATGCAGCATTTAGTCGCACACCGCGTGCCGGTGCCGGATCCCATGCTACGCGAAGACGGCGCGCTGTTCGGCACGCTGCACGGCAAGCCCGCAGCCATCGTGACCAAGCTCGAAGGCGGGCCGGAGCTGACGCCGAAAGTCGAACACTGTGTCGAAGTCGGCCAAATGCTCGCGCGCATGCATCTGGCGGGACGCGACTACCCGCGATATCAGCCGAATCTGCGCAGCCTGCCATGGTGGCAAGAGACCGTGCCGACCATCCTGCCGTTCCTCGCCGGCGCGCAGCGCGACCTGCTGTCGTCCGAATTGGCGCATCAGGAGGCGTTCTTCGCGTCGGCGGATTACGCCGCGTTGCCCGAGGGCCCCTGCCACGCCGACCTGTTCCGCGACAACGTGCTGTTCGCGCGTGCCGCGCCGGAAACCGGCCACGAGGTGCGGCTGGGCGGCTTCTTCGACTTCTATTTCGCCGGCTGCGACAAGTGGCTGTTCGACGTCGCGGTAACGGTCAACGACTGGTGCGTCGACCTCGCCACCGGCAAGCTGGATGACGCGCGCACCAAAGCCATGCTGCGCGCCTACCAAACCGTGCGCCCGTTCACCGCTGAAGAAAACCGCCATTGGGGCGACATGCTGCGTGCGGGCGCCTACCGCTTCTGGGTCTCGCGCCTGTATGATTTTCATTTGCCGCGCGCGGCCGAACTGCTCAAACCGCACGACCCCGGCCATTTCGAGCGCATCCTGCGCGAACGCCTGACCGGCGTTGCACTTCCAGGCATTCATACCTCATGCAACTGATCGAAGTCCCCGCGAAAACCGGCTATATCTGGTTCCGGCAGGGTATCTGGCTGTTCCGCAAGAACCCGCTCGCGTTTCTGACGCTGTTCTTTACCTATCTGCTGGTCATGACGCTGGCGGCGCAGATTCCGGTCGTCGGCGGCGTACTGCCGCTGGTCTTCATTCCAGGCGTTGCGGTCGGCTTCATGGCCGCATGCCGCAATACCATCGCGGGCAAGCCGGTGTTCCCGACCATTCTGGTGGACGGCTTTCACTCGTACGGCCCGGCGGTCGCCAAACGTCTGCTGCTGATGGGCGTGCTGTACGTCGTCGCGATGGCGCTGGTGCTGGCCGGCTCGGCGCTCGCCGACGGCGGCATGCTGTTGAAGGTCATGCTCGGCGTGACCACGGTGGATCAGGACGCGATCGCCAACAGCAATATTCCGCTGGCGGTGATCACCGCGCTCGCGCTCTACATTCCGGTCGCGATGATTTTCTGGTTCTCGCCGGTTCTTACCGCGTGGCACGACGTGCCGCCCGTCAAGGCAATGTTCTTCAGCGTGGTCAGTTGCTGGCGCAATCGTGGCGCGTTCATCGTGTTCGGCGCATTGTGGTTCGCGGTGGCGACAACGGTCTCGTTCGGCCTCACCGCGCTGATGCAGGCGCTGGGCGCGGCCGACTTCGCGTTCGCGATTCTGATGCCTGCCACGATGATCGTCACGACCATGCTGTATTGCTCGTTCTACGCGACCTATCGCGGCTGCTTCGGCGTGCAAACGCCCGAAGCGCCGGACCTGCCGACCACCCCGGCGGCCTGAACCCTGTGCAGGCACGGGCGCTCTTCTGGCGCCCGGCCGTAGTTCTGCCGTAGCTTTGTCTTAGGGCGCCACGCCGCCAGTTGCTTCGCCAAATCCCAACCGCACTCGTCAACTTGCCTCGATTTGCGGCACAATAGTTTGCGCGCAATCGATTTGCACGCTCTTTTTATGCGAGATGCACCATGACCCAGCGCCCCGCCTTGCCCTTCACGCTCGACGAACAACTCTGCTTCGCGCTCTATTCGACCTCGCTTGCGATGACGAAAGCGTACAAACCGTTGCTCGACAAGCTCGGCCTCACCTATCCGCAATATCTGGCGATGCTGGTGCTCTGGGAAGCCGACGACGTCGCGGTCAAAGACCTCGCCGCGCGGCTGAATCTCGACTCGGCAACGGTCACGCCGCTGCTCAAACGTCTCGAAGCGCAGGGATACCTGGAACGGGTACGCGGTGTCGAAGATGAGCGGCTCGTCTATATCCGGCTCACCAAAGCGGGCACCGCCCTGAAGCGCCAGGCTCGCGAAGTGCCGGCAGAAATCTTCTGCGCGACCCAGCAGACGCCTGAATTCCTGCTCCGTCTGCGCAACGATCTGACGCGCCTGCGCACCACGCTCAACGATTACATGGACCACTAGCCGGTCTGCCTGAAAAGCGCACTATCGATACGATACAAAAATTCATTTGCACACAAATGATTTGTGTACTATCTTTATCACATGCCGCTTCGATGCGGCTCCGCCGGAAAGGTGGGCAAGCAACGGCAAGCATGCAATCCCTGATAACCGAGACAATGGAGCATCACCATGA
It encodes:
- a CDS encoding BPSS1780 family membrane protein, whose product is MQLIEVPAKTGYIWFRQGIWLFRKNPLAFLTLFFTYLLVMTLAAQIPVVGGVLPLVFIPGVAVGFMAACRNTIAGKPVFPTILVDGFHSYGPAVAKRLLLMGVLYVVAMALVLAGSALADGGMLLKVMLGVTTVDQDAIANSNIPLAVITALALYIPVAMIFWFSPVLTAWHDVPPVKAMFFSVVSCWRNRGAFIVFGALWFAVATTVSFGLTALMQALGAADFAFAILMPATMIVTTMLYCSFYATYRGCFGVQTPEAPDLPTTPAA
- a CDS encoding homoserine kinase; the protein is MAVFTAVTEPQLAEWMRHYDLGEVVEFRGIPSGIENSNFFLTTTRGEYVLTIFEKLTAEQLPFYLDLMQHLVAHRVPVPDPMLREDGALFGTLHGKPAAIVTKLEGGPELTPKVEHCVEVGQMLARMHLAGRDYPRYQPNLRSLPWWQETVPTILPFLAGAQRDLLSSELAHQEAFFASADYAALPEGPCHADLFRDNVLFARAAPETGHEVRLGGFFDFYFAGCDKWLFDVAVTVNDWCVDLATGKLDDARTKAMLRAYQTVRPFTAEENRHWGDMLRAGAYRFWVSRLYDFHLPRAAELLKPHDPGHFERILRERLTGVALPGIHTSCN
- a CDS encoding MarR family winged helix-turn-helix transcriptional regulator, which codes for MTQRPALPFTLDEQLCFALYSTSLAMTKAYKPLLDKLGLTYPQYLAMLVLWEADDVAVKDLAARLNLDSATVTPLLKRLEAQGYLERVRGVEDERLVYIRLTKAGTALKRQAREVPAEIFCATQQTPEFLLRLRNDLTRLRTTLNDYMDH